Proteins encoded together in one Campylobacter concisus window:
- a CDS encoding TrbM/KikA/MpfK family conjugal transfer protein, translated as MKKIVLSIVAITMFAGSAVAQEITGDAKLACEALLCLSSPTRPSECAPALKKYFSITDKKPHKQAKKRENFLKLCPKQ; from the coding sequence ATGAAAAAAATAGTTTTAAGTATTGTTGCCATAACAATGTTTGCAGGTAGTGCAGTAGCACAGGAAATAACAGGAGATGCAAAGCTGGCATGCGAAGCATTATTATGCCTATCGAGCCCAACAAGACCAAGCGAATGTGCTCCAGCACTTAAAAAATATTTTTCGATAACAGACAAAAAACCACACAAACAAGCAAAGAAGCGTGAGAACTTTTTAAAATTATGTCCTAAACAATGA
- a CDS encoding type IV secretion system protein, protein MKRMIISVAVASSLFLSSVNASGIPTIDVAAIAQQVMEYTQTLKDYAEQIKQYEQMVKDTLNFEKQMQELGVDMNSVYEILGDAQSLISQMQSIYEDVKNLPQDIMGDIARVKTACSFLEQNSQFFSHTVKTSSNKIKDKANRCIFALQNGANISKSIEELTQKMNKAVDPIERANYQAQISNIKNAERFLQERDNIEKTNNLLKFQDVFYNADKDNRFSRAKMQDDLKSLAKQLNKANNQKQAQALTNSILLKILENMQQQYELNINYTSAMASSRQAMKDNSARDLTPDSFNQKVVEYKRNDAIFDPETKQMPKDELGLPKFVFFK, encoded by the coding sequence AATGCTAGTGGTATACCAACCATTGACGTAGCCGCGATAGCCCAACAAGTTATGGAATACACGCAAACACTGAAAGACTACGCAGAACAGATCAAACAATACGAGCAGATGGTAAAAGATACACTAAATTTCGAGAAACAAATGCAAGAGCTTGGTGTAGATATGAACAGCGTTTATGAGATATTAGGCGATGCACAAAGTTTAATATCGCAAATGCAAAGTATATACGAAGATGTAAAAAATTTACCACAAGACATAATGGGGGATATAGCAAGAGTTAAAACAGCCTGCTCATTCTTAGAGCAAAATAGCCAATTTTTTAGTCATACTGTAAAAACGTCAAGCAATAAAATAAAGGACAAAGCAAATAGGTGCATTTTTGCTTTGCAAAATGGAGCAAATATAAGCAAGAGTATAGAAGAATTAACCCAAAAAATGAATAAGGCAGTTGACCCAATAGAACGAGCAAACTATCAGGCACAGATCAGCAATATTAAAAATGCGGAAAGGTTTTTACAAGAGAGAGATAATATAGAGAAAACAAACAATCTTCTAAAATTTCAAGACGTTTTTTATAATGCTGACAAAGATAACAGATTTTCTAGAGCAAAGATGCAAGATGATTTAAAAAGTCTAGCAAAACAACTAAATAAAGCTAATAATCAAAAGCAGGCTCAAGCATTAACAAATTCTATACTGCTTAAAATTTTAGAAAATATGCAACAGCAATATGAGCTAAATATCAATTACACCAGCGCAATGGCATCGAGCAGACAAGCCATGAAAGACAATAGTGCTAGAGACTTAACGCCAGATAGCTTTAACCAAAAAGTTGTTGAATATAAGCGAAATGATGCAATATTTGACCCAGAAACAAAACAAATGCCAAAAGATGAGCTAGGGCTTCCAAAATTTGTATTTTTTAAATAA
- a CDS encoding toprim domain-containing protein, whose translation MNKENLVELPLDEILKNNGYFEKREKSSQNYKTLTNNNSDTIIITRKSNGHYLYFNPSDDNDRGNIYNFAKNRGVSIKDLIDENIINDVKTLKINTKEIIKQKENDSIIVEKFKKLNKIDENSFLTSKRKIKSDILIKFSSLKQDEKFKNAIVPTYTLSVLELSSGKREFLKQTGYISYLSKPLTQDQQGKAYAKPIKQLCNGIKGLEILKADEAHKNPKDFKNIVICESMIDTLSYCEIKDVNLKETLLCSTNGQISATQKEVIKALTKLAPNAGVVLGFDNDERGKEFTKAILEIVPNARSAKPILKDFNDDLVAGTALGISSNKINLDSITKPLKEFSRQVEYLSKKYDFLEPDAKKSRIKDLYALNIEKFREIEPKIKTLQGMRESYKRFNLINAKIEKDYERSSKIR comes from the coding sequence ATGAACAAAGAAAATTTAGTCGAACTCCCACTAGATGAAATTTTAAAGAATAATGGCTACTTTGAAAAACGAGAGAAAAGTAGCCAAAATTACAAGACACTCACAAACAACAACTCCGATACAATTATCATAACGAGAAAAAGCAACGGACACTATTTATACTTTAACCCAAGCGATGATAATGATAGAGGAAATATTTATAATTTCGCCAAAAATCGTGGCGTTTCAATAAAAGATTTAATAGATGAAAATATAATAAACGATGTAAAGACGTTAAAAATCAATACTAAAGAAATAATAAAACAAAAAGAAAATGATAGTATTATAGTAGAAAAATTTAAAAAATTAAATAAGATAGATGAAAACTCATTTTTGACTAGCAAAAGAAAAATTAAAAGTGATATCCTGATAAAATTTAGTAGCCTCAAGCAGGATGAAAAATTTAAGAATGCAATAGTGCCAACATATACATTAAGTGTATTGGAACTAAGCAGTGGCAAAAGAGAATTTCTAAAACAGACAGGGTATATAAGCTATTTATCAAAGCCTTTAACGCAGGATCAGCAAGGAAAGGCATACGCTAAGCCAATAAAACAGCTCTGCAATGGAATAAAGGGGCTTGAAATACTCAAGGCAGACGAAGCACACAAGAATCCAAAGGATTTTAAAAATATTGTAATCTGTGAGAGCATGATAGATACATTATCATATTGTGAAATAAAAGACGTAAATTTAAAAGAAACACTCCTATGCTCAACAAATGGTCAAATATCGGCAACGCAAAAGGAAGTCATAAAAGCATTGACAAAGCTGGCACCAAATGCAGGAGTTGTACTAGGATTTGATAATGACGAACGTGGCAAAGAATTTACAAAAGCGATACTAGAAATAGTACCAAATGCGAGATCAGCCAAACCAATCCTAAAGGACTTTAATGATGATTTGGTAGCAGGCACAGCATTAGGTATAAGTAGTAATAAAATTAATCTCGACAGCATAACAAAGCCTTTAAAGGAGTTTTCTCGGCAAGTTGAGTATTTGTCAAAGAAATACGACTTTCTCGAGCCAGATGCTAAGAAAAGTAGAATAAAAGACCTATACGCCCTTAATATTGAAAAATTTAGAGAAATAGAACCAAAGATCAAGACATTGCAGGGAATGAGAGAAAGCTATAAGCGATTTAACTTGATAAATGCAAAAATTGAAAAAGACTACGAAAGATCATCTAAGATACGATAA